In one window of Candidatus Woesearchaeota archaeon DNA:
- a CDS encoding NUDIX hydrolase: MNDTNANFYQVSVKGLFFDEDGKLMMMREDDGTWELPGGRMQKGEEFIECLKRECVEETGLRCEVLEGKPFCAWPAIDNDGRGRIMVCFKVRLESLDFKPSDECQEIKFFNKEEIKKLNLNPQMRGLFDFI; the protein is encoded by the coding sequence ATGAATGACACAAATGCAAATTTTTATCAGGTTTCGGTCAAGGGCCTCTTTTTTGACGAAGACGGCAAATTAATGATGATGCGCGAAGACGACGGCACATGGGAACTGCCTGGAGGGCGTATGCAGAAAGGTGAGGAATTTATCGAGTGCTTGAAAAGAGAATGCGTCGAGGAAACCGGCCTAAGGTGCGAAGTCCTTGAGGGTAAGCCGTTTTGCGCGTGGCCGGCCATTGACAACGACGGCCGTGGAAGAATAATGGTCTGTTTTAAAGTCCGGCTCGAAAGTCTGGACTTTAAGCCGTCGGATGAATGCCAGGAAATAAAATTTTTCAACAAGGAAGAAATTAAAAAGCTCAATTTAAATCCCCAAATGCGCGGGCTGTTTGATTTTATTTAG